From the Quercus lobata isolate SW786 chromosome 6, ValleyOak3.0 Primary Assembly, whole genome shotgun sequence genome, one window contains:
- the LOC115949673 gene encoding putative glycosyltransferase 7 — MCCCFNPYHYTSVTHTATTRRDKRAPSKKKNPLVMVSPEMAQFHTSHMAKPSVRNKASVWLTDSFIFLSGAFFALLLVWTFSSFSSPTPNPDFSPTQARSNSALNCAVNLTHDSDESTFYDDPELGYSIGNPVKNWDEKRREWLKHHPSFAAGASERVVMVSGSQPKPCKNPIGDHLLLRFFKNKVDYCRIHGYDIFYNNALLHPKMGSYWAKLPVVRAAMLAHPEAEWIWWVDSDALFTDMEFKPPLHRYKDHNFIVHGWAKMIYEAKSWTGLNAGVFLIRNCQWSMDLIDVWASMGPQTPDYNKWGQILRSTFKDKLFPESDDQTGLIYLIYKEGDRWADRIYLEGEYYLQGYWHDIVGTLDNITERYMEIEREDRKLRRRHAEKVSEQYGALREKHLKDAGNGRWSWRRPFITHFTGCQPCSGNHNQMYPGTSCWDGMRKALNFADNQVIRKYGFVHPNPLDSSLSAVPFDYPAAEEDGW, encoded by the coding sequence ATGTGCTGCTGCTTTAATCCCTACCATTATACGAGTGTCACTCACACAGCCACAACGAGAAGAGACAAAAGAGCcccatcaaagaaaaaaaaccccttAGTAATGGTCTCGCCTGAAATGGCCCAGTTTCACACTTCTCACATGGCTAAACCTTCTGTGCGGAACAAAGCCTCTGTGTGGCTCACCGACAGTTTCATCTTCCTCAGCGGCGCATTCTTCGCTCTTTTACTTGTCTGGACCTTCTCTTCCTTCAGCTCCCCTACCCCAAACCCTGATTTCTCTCCCACTCAAGCTCGCTCAAACTCTGCCCTCAACTGCGCTGTCAACCTAACCCATGACTCGGACGAGTCAACCTTCTACGATGACCCCGAACTTGGTTACTCAATCGGAAACCCAGTGAAGAACTGGGACGAGAAGAGAAGAGAGTGGCTGAAGCACCACCCTTCATTCGCCGCCGGAGCGAGCGAGCGCGTCGTGATGGTGAGTGGGTCGCAGCCGAAGCCTTGTAAGAACCCCATCGGCGATCACTTGCTGCTAAGGTTTTTCAAGAACAAGGTTGACTACTGTAGAATCCATGGCTACGATATCTTCTACAACAACGCTTTGTTGCACCCGAAAATGGGCTCGTATTGGGCCAAGCTACCGGTGGTGCGAGCTGCCATGCTGGCTCACCCGGAGGCCGAGTGGATCTGGTGGGTTGACTCGGACGCGCTGTTCACCGACATGGAGTTTAAACCCCCATTACATAGGTACAAAGATCATAACTTTATCGTTCACGGGTGGGCCAAGATGATTTACGAGGCCAAGAGCTGGACTGGCCTAAACGCCGGCGTTTTCTTAATCAGGAACTGTCAGTGGTCCATGGACCTTATCGACGTGTGGGCCAGCATGGGTCCACAAACCCCAGACTACAACAAGTGGGGCCAGATTCTCAGATCAACGTTCAAAGACAAGCTGTTTCCAGAGTCAGACGATCAGACGGGTCTGATTTACTTGATTTACAAAGAGGGTGACAGATGGGCGGACAGGATTTATTTAGAGGGAGAATATTATCTCCAGGGTTACTGGCACGACATAGTGGGGACGCTCGATAACATCACCGAGAGGTACatggaaatagagagagaagacaGAAAGTTGAGGCGGAGGCACGCAGAGAAAGTGAGCGAGCAATACGGTGCGCTTAGGGAGAAGCACTTGAAAGATGCTGGGAATGGAAGGTGGAGCTGGAGAAGACCGTTTATCACGCACTTTACTGGGTGTCAGCCTTGTAGTGGGAACCACAATCAGATGTACCCAGGCACATCGTGCTGGGATGGGATGCGAAAGGCTTTGAATTTCGCTGATAATCAGGTGATTCGTAAGTATGGTTTCGTGCACCCCAATCCACTTGATTCCTCTCTCTCTGCTGTGCCCTTTGATTACCCAGCTGCTGAGGAGGATGGTTGGTGA